A segment of the Candidatus Nitrososphaera gargensis Ga9.2 genome:
CGGCGATATTACAGAGCATGTCATAAAGCACATCCACAAACTACTAATGAAAGGCATAACTGGAGACGATAGAAAGCCTATTCCTATAGGCGAATACAGAATCAGAGGCGCATTAATCAGGGGCTTCGGATATACGCCGCCTCCGGCGGAAACTGTGCCTACTAGAATGCGATATCTGTTAGACGAATACCGACGAAACATAAAGAAGGTTCATCCTGTAGAGACGGCTGCTCTATTTCATCAAAAGTTTGAAGAGATACATCCCTTCCAAGATGGTAATGGTAGAACTGGAAGGGAGATCCTAAATCTGATGCTGGAGAGAGAAGGATTTCCACCAATCTACATTACGCCAACCGAAAGGAGTCGTTATCTTGACGCGCTGGAGGCAGGCAATGCCTTAAATCATGTGCCCCTAATTGACTTCATAATCGAAAGGATGAACGCGACAGTAATGTATCTATTCACAAAGACAAGTCTATACAAGCTATGGGAGTCTGAGGAAGTAGTAGTCATGGCAGCTCAAGAAGAAGGAATCCCGGAGCTTTTCAATATCATCAAACGAATGATGGATGTGTTACACAAATCCAAAGAGCTTCCTTAACTTTCTAGCTTTTTTCTTTGAATATACATTTGTGCCAACGATTATTAGTTAATAAATCTCTTAACTGACAGCACATTCTGCGGCTTTTTATATTTAATTTACGTAAAAACAGTCGCTATTGACTCTACTCTGTATGCGTCCTGATTCTAGGCAGCAAGACTTTTAATTCTTTTTTGATAAAAGAGCCAGTGCTCAAAGCGACGCTGAATTATGATAGAGGCACCATAGTCATTAGAGGCCTTGCCCATATTCCGTTTGCGACACCGGATCCTAGAAGTAATAATAATAACATATTGCGGGCACAGGCTCTTTACTATGTCAACATAGTGGAATATCTAAAGCAGAGTGGAAT
Coding sequences within it:
- a CDS encoding Fic family protein, encoding MTMVTKRIKGISYYYFQDAVKRPNGQLKIVNTIVGRADLSEKELIKAQAVAFQKHLINMLKFSAIIKKPRAHFENKPTSVSEDELEYIKWLYQNIRKNISESDREEYEKTFLIRYVYGTTAIEGVTLNENETAKVLIEGLTPNNKPLEDAIAVSNYKDVKEFLKGFSGDITEHVIKHIHKLLMKGITGDDRKPIPIGEYRIRGALIRGFGYTPPPAETVPTRMRYLLDEYRRNIKKVHPVETAALFHQKFEEIHPFQDGNGRTGREILNLMLEREGFPPIYITPTERSRYLDALEAGNALNHVPLIDFIIERMNATVMYLFTKTSLYKLWESEEVVVMAAQEEGIPELFNIIKRMMDVLHKSKELP